ACAATTATGTTGTGGGAGGAGATTATAAACTTCAATATTAATAGAAGATTAAAATTTACAGTTTCAATGATGTTCTGGGATTATGATTTAAATTTATAATATTATAGGTTTAAAAAAGCTTAGAATTCATGGAACTAAGTTTTATAATCCCCAAATAGAGTATCGATCGTTTTATTTATCATCCAAGCCCCATTTTTTCCTGAATTTTAATTTCTGCTCTGAGGTCATCCAATGACTTCCATCACAGTAGGGTTTATTCTCGGATTTCCCACAACGGCAGAGTGTAACCCGGTTACGAGTTTCATAAAGTGTGCCATCCGCTGATTCGATGGGTATTCCTCCCCTCACCCATATGGGACCCTGACATCTCTTCTGTTCATCATGAATCAGGACAATAGAGGGTTCAAATTCTTTTTCAAATGGTTTGCCCGTTTTTTTATCCCACAATACCAGTCTGCCCGAGGGACATATCATGGCCTCTTCAATGGCGGTTTGTTTTGCCTCTTTTTCATCGGATTTTTTGATTAAGTTCCTTATACCTCCGGATCTGAGACAGAATCTGGAGTGATCACAGAATTCATGGGCATCAGTTAAGCGCAGCTCAGGACCTTCAAATATCTCTGCTTTTTCAATGTATGGTTTTCTACTAGCACTTTCAGTACCATCAAAATCTATATTGTTATGTGTACCGTCACAGTATGGTTTGTCATTCGATTCTCCGCATCTGCAGAGAGTATAAGTGTCCCTGACCTCAAATTTCTTTTCATCAACTAAATCTTTGGTGTGACCTGCCTCATCAGTGACTATTATCTTTTCATATAGAGGTACAGCACCTGAAACAATGTACGGTCCGTTTTTAACTATTTTAATCTTCATTCTATTTTTTAAAGTATTATTTTTCCCCATTAAAACACATCCCCCTTATTTGAGAGAATGTTTAATATTGAATTTTAGGTATAAATTTTAGTATAATTATGATATTGAATTTATTTTTCTGGATTTAATTCTGAAGATTCATTATTATTTTTTTCTGCTCACAAACTGCATATATTTATTGTATTGGATTAGATGAAATTATCTATGATAAATGTATTTGACAGTTACTGAAACCCAAAACTACATATTTAACCTAATAATTCAAGCAAAAACTGGACTAAATACCATACAGGAATTCTATATAAGCTAAAAACCGAATATTAGTTTATAAAATTCAATACCAGTGATTATGAATTAAAAATCAAGAATTACAAAAATCAAAACTAGAACTAGGAGGTCTCAGACCTGTCTATAACTATATTCACTTTGATTCCAATTATAATCATTATTATAATGATTTTTGCATTTTCCATGTTGTGGCCGCTTGCAATTGGGGCAGCTTACTCACCTTCATCCATGAGAGTGGTTAGGAAAATGCTGGAAATGGCAGAAGTTGATTCTAGAGATTTAGTCTACGATCTGGGTTCTGGTGATGGTAGGATTGTTATTGAAGCCGCAGCGAGATACCAGGCTTTGGGAATTGGAGTTGAAGCCGATCCCTTACGTGTATTCTGGTCAAATATTAAAATCAGAAAGCGCAAACTGGGGCAGCAGGTGAAAATCATCTGGGGAAACATTTTTGACCAGAATCTTAGCCATGCCACAGTGGTGGTGGTATTCCTTTGGGGTAGAACCAATGAAAAATTAAAAGATAAACTTCAAGAAGAACTTCGTCCCGGAACCCGAATTGTATCGTATGTATGGAAGTTTAATGGATGGAAACCTGTAAAAGTCGATGAAAAAGAACGATTATATTTGTATATTATGGGTGAAAGTGATAGATTAACTTGAAAAAGAAAGTATGGTTTAATTAATACTTGATAAATTAGAGAATGAATTAAACCAGAAAATGATTTAATAAATAGATTCATGATGAAACAAATTAATGATGAAAAAGGCTGATTGAAAGATCATGTTAAATTTTTAGAAGAACCTGGTCACCTTCTATAATCACTTGGTATGTTTTTAGTGGTCTGGGAGATTTAAACAATTTGGAAATACTTGCTTTTAATCCTGTAAAATCTGTCCAGAGTATAACCTGACCCGTAGTCAGATCAAACTGGCTGTGGTGTAAGGGACATGTGATTACACTCCCCTCTAAAGTTCCCTTTGAAAGATCACCACCCATATGAGGGCATTTATTTTCAACAGCGAAAAATTCTCCCTTGATCCTTGCGATTAATACATCCATGTCACCGGCAATAACTTTTTTCATTTCCCCCTCATTCAAATCATTGGTTTTGCATATTTCCATTAATTCCATAATGATTTACCCCCTAATACATAAATTATATTATCTTTATCCTAATATTTGATAGTATCCTAAACTTTCATAAAATTAATAGAGACCAGTTATGATTTAATAAAGGAACATTTTTGGGATAACTAGAGACTACAACCGAATTAAAGATGCCGTAAGAGGAGAACCTAAAGCAAATCCTAGGAAAACAATTCCCATTCCTATCTTAATCCTTTTCGATATTTTACGAGTTGTTTCTATGGATTGATCTTTCAATATTGCAACAGCACCAGACAGGAAAATAAGTATTGCAACTATAAGGATAATAAGATATAATATGTTAAATACCCCCATAAAGTAGAGTAATGGGCTGGTAACGCTGGCTAATACCATGAAAAATGCAGCGATAACAGAAGATATCCTTTTTCCATATACTATGGGTAGAGTGGTTGCACCTTCCTCTTTATCACCTTCCAAGTCTTCCATGTCCTTGACGATTTCCCGGGCCATGGTCATTAAAAAGGCATAGAACCCTAAATATATAGAAACCATTATCTGATTGACTGCTATGCCTCCAAAAACAAAGCATAATCCTGTTAAGAATGATATAGTCAGGTTACCAATTAAACACTTTTTTTTCAAGTCTCGAGCATAATGGATCATTAACAGAGAGCTTAAAAGTGCAATAATCCCCAGCAGCCAGTTAATTAAAAAAGCAGTGAGTATTCCTATGATAAATAGTGAAATTGAATAAATCAGGGCATTCTTGAGGGAAATACGTCCAGAGGGAATGGGACGCTGGGGTTTGTTAATGGCATCGATTTTGTGATCAAAATAATCATTGATAACGTTACCGGCTCCTGTAACTAAAAAAACCACAGCTGCAGCCATTAATGCTTCTAATGTGAATTTACCACTTATGATTGCCATTAATAGAATGGCAATAACTGCCATTATGGCGTTTCCAGGCCTTAATATTTCAATATAGGGGTTCATAATAACACTCTAACACTCAGTAGAAATATCATTGAGATATCATAGAGATGATTTAATCCAATCCTCTAAAACCAATAATCATGACCGTTATAAGACTCGTTTATTCTGATTCATCATCTGAATTTCTGGATTTTCTGGCAATTAAAAGTTCTTCTCTGCATTTTTTAAGTTCTCTCCTGATGAGGAAAAGTTTCAGGTAGAAATAAATAGCCAATACCAGTAATATGAAAACCAGAAGAACTAAAAATCCAGTTATTATACCTGCAGCCATTGCCTGCCAGAGGATGGTGAAACCATAGACCAAATAAAAAACCGCACCTATCGCTCCCATGATCACAGCCAGTATAACAACTATTTTCAAAGTTTTAACGAGCTCATCTCTTTCCATATTCTCACTGTGGCATATCTATTGTAGAGTTTTATTATATAATTTGCCATTAAATAAATATTGAATCCATTTTTCAATATTTGCTGCCATCATATTAAATCCACATCAATCATTGGAGGATAAATGTCCAAACTCAATATACCCGAACTTTTAGCCCCTGCAGGTTCCCTTGATACTCTGAAAGCAGGGGTGGGTGCTGGGGCAGATGCAGTTTACCTTTCAGGAAAAAAATTCGGCGCCAGGCAGTTCGCTCGTAATTTCAACCTAACTGAAATGGAAGAAGCCATAGAATACGCCCACCTGCGGGGAGTTAAGGTCTATGTTACTGTAAACACCCTTGTAAAGGAAACTGAACTATCCACAGTGGGTGATTATCTCCTTGAGCTTTACAGTTTAGGGGCAGATGCAGTGATTGTGCAGGATCTGGGTGTGGCCAGACTTGCCAGAGAAATCGTTCCAGAACTGGATCTGCACTGCTCTACCCAGATGACCATTAATAACTATCAAGGAGTTCATTGGGCTTTGGATAATGGTTTCAAACGAGTGGTGCTAGCCCGGGAAATGCACCTAGAAAATATTGAAAAAGCAGCTAGAAAGTTGAAAAAAAAGATAGAACTGGAAGTTTTTGCCCACGGAGCTATCTGTTATTCTTATTCAGGACAATGTCTTCTTTCATCATTTATTGGAGGTAGGAGTGGTAATAGGGGAATGTGTGCTCAACCATGCCGCAAAAACTATCAGTTAATCATTGCCAAGGCCGATGCATATGGGAAATTTGAGAAAATTGAAAAAATCCCCTTAAAAGATCATTATCTCCTTTCAACCAGGGATCTTGCTATCTACTCCCAACTAGACCGGATTGTAAAAGCTCCTGTGGATTCTATTAAAATTGAAGGGAGAATGAAGCCTCCGGAATATGTGGCTAATGTGGTTAAAGTATATCGAGAAGCACTAGACTCCCTTAAAAAAGGAGAATGGAAAGCTGAGGACGAAGAGATTTTGAAGCTTAAAATGTGCTTTAACAGGGGTTTAAACAATGGTTGGCTTCTCAATAATAAGAAGGATACAGTGATGGGAAGAGATAACCCTGGTAATAGAGGTTTGTACTTGGGAACAGTCACAGATTACCATAAAAACCTTGATGAGGCTATTATTCACCTGGTGAACCGGGTGAACCTTCAAAAGGGTGATGGGATTCTCTTTAAGGATCCGAGGAAAACAGGGCCTGCTGCTAATATATGGGGAACTGTACTTGAATACCAACCCATGATTAGGAAGGATAAATTATTTTTAAAACTTCACAAATCAGTTCAATTGGGAAGCCAGCTTTTCCTAACTAGGAGAAAATCCCTGGTGGATGCTGGGGAAAAAATGGTTAAAAGTCCTGATTTACCACGTAGTATTCCTCTGGAAGTTCAAATTAAGTGGAACAAAAGATTTACTCCAATGGTCAGAGTAATTGCATCACCACCCCGTCTTGAAGAGTTTATTATTGAACTGAAATCTGATTTTTCAATGGAAAAAGCTGAAAAAAGACCATTATCCCGTGAATCAATAATTAAACAGCTTCAAAAAACAGGTGGAACTCCATTCATAATCAATGATATTGAAATGGATTATCCTGGAAATTTGTTCACCCCAGTTCGTAATCTGAATCATCTGCGTAGAGAAATTCTGGAAGAGGTTCAACAGAGAATAATAGAAACATTAAAGCCACCTAAAGAAGATGTTCAATCTGCAAAAACACGCCTACACAAATGGAAACTGAATTACAATAGTGCTAAAAGAATGAGTGGTGGAGAATTAACCACAACAGAATCAGAGTATAAAAAATCAAAAAAGAAGGGGCTTAATTTAAGAAAGAAATGGCTTGAGAACAAAGAACTGAGTAATAAGGAATTGATAGATAAAGAAAAAACAGAGGAAATATGCGATTCGCTCTTTGATCTGGCCATTTATGTAAATTCTATTCCTTCTTTAAAATCTGCCCTGGAATCCGGGTGCAGAGTAATTTATTTCCAGCCAAAAATTCATGAGGCCACAGCATATAATGGTAAAAATGGGAAATCCTGGAAAGATTTTACTTGTTTAAAACATTCCAATGATTATAAAAATTATTTTGAAGAGATTGCATCATATTTAAAAGAGGCTTCTTCTCTTTGCAATGAATATGATGCTGAACTCATATGGAAATGGCCAACTATCACTGATGAGGATTTTATTAAATGGGCAATTCGTCTTTTGAATAGGTTAACAGGTACAATATCTGGAGTGGATGTGGCTGGATTGGGGGCACTATGGTCCTTAAAAGATGATTTTGGTTCTTTGAACTTGTACGGCTCTGCAGGATTAAACATATGGAACCATATGGCAATAGATGAACTGCCCTCTTTAAATAGTGTGACCTTATCACCAGAACTATCCAAGGATGATCTGAAAAAAGTAATCAACTATTCTTCGTTTTGTGGCTCTGAAAAGATTTTTTCATTTATAGTGCAGGGAAACTTGGAGGCAGTGGTGAGTGAAGACTGTCTTCCCTGTATAATTAAAGAGGGGGAGGTTTTAAAAAGAATTAAAAACACCAGCTACCAATCATTAGGAATAAAAGATCCGAGAAATAGGATCTTCCCAGTTGAACTTGATGAAAATTGCAGGACCCATATTTTCAATTCAGTTGAACTGTGTCT
This window of the Methanobacteriaceae archaeon genome carries:
- a CDS encoding SAM-dependent methyltransferase — encoded protein: MLEMAEVDSRDLVYDLGSGDGRIVIEAAARYQALGIGVEADPLRVFWSNIKIRKRKLGQQVKIIWGNIFDQNLSHATVVVVFLWGRTNEKLKDKLQEELRPGTRIVSYVWKFNGWKPVKVDEKERLYLYIMGESDRLT
- a CDS encoding CDGSH iron-sulfur domain-containing protein codes for the protein MGKNNTLKNRMKIKIVKNGPYIVSGAVPLYEKIIVTDEAGHTKDLVDEKKFEVRDTYTLCRCGESNDKPYCDGTHNNIDFDGTESASRKPYIEKAEIFEGPELRLTDAHEFCDHSRFCLRSGGIRNLIKKSDEKEAKQTAIEEAMICPSGRLVLWDKKTGKPFEKEFEPSIVLIHDEQKRCQGPIWVRGGIPIESADGTLYETRNRVTLCRCGKSENKPYCDGSHWMTSEQKLKFRKKWGLDDK
- a CDS encoding non-heme iron oxygenase ferredoxin subunit, producing MELMEICKTNDLNEGEMKKVIAGDMDVLIARIKGEFFAVENKCPHMGGDLSKGTLEGSVITCPLHHSQFDLTTGQVILWTDFTGLKASISKLFKSPRPLKTYQVIIEGDQVLLKI
- a CDS encoding U32 family peptidase, which gives rise to MSKLNIPELLAPAGSLDTLKAGVGAGADAVYLSGKKFGARQFARNFNLTEMEEAIEYAHLRGVKVYVTVNTLVKETELSTVGDYLLELYSLGADAVIVQDLGVARLAREIVPELDLHCSTQMTINNYQGVHWALDNGFKRVVLAREMHLENIEKAARKLKKKIELEVFAHGAICYSYSGQCLLSSFIGGRSGNRGMCAQPCRKNYQLIIAKADAYGKFEKIEKIPLKDHYLLSTRDLAIYSQLDRIVKAPVDSIKIEGRMKPPEYVANVVKVYREALDSLKKGEWKAEDEEILKLKMCFNRGLNNGWLLNNKKDTVMGRDNPGNRGLYLGTVTDYHKNLDEAIIHLVNRVNLQKGDGILFKDPRKTGPAANIWGTVLEYQPMIRKDKLFLKLHKSVQLGSQLFLTRRKSLVDAGEKMVKSPDLPRSIPLEVQIKWNKRFTPMVRVIASPPRLEEFIIELKSDFSMEKAEKRPLSRESIIKQLQKTGGTPFIINDIEMDYPGNLFTPVRNLNHLRREILEEVQQRIIETLKPPKEDVQSAKTRLHKWKLNYNSAKRMSGGELTTTESEYKKSKKKGLNLRKKWLENKELSNKELIDKEKTEEICDSLFDLAIYVNSIPSLKSALESGCRVIYFQPKIHEATAYNGKNGKSWKDFTCLKHSNDYKNYFEEIASYLKEASSLCNEYDAELIWKWPTITDEDFIKWAIRLLNRLTGTISGVDVAGLGALWSLKDDFGSLNLYGSAGLNIWNHMAIDELPSLNSVTLSPELSKDDLKKVINYSSFCGSEKIFSFIVQGNLEAVVSEDCLPCIIKEGEVLKRIKNTSYQSLGIKDPRNRIFPVELDENCRTHIFNSVELCLIDHIPPLLAMGVNRLIIDSRNKPPIYVKNILSLYQEALKLSILNVPDLEDRLNSCKKRVKKMSNGGITTGNFLRGVK
- a CDS encoding UbiA family prenyltransferase — translated: MNPYIEILRPGNAIMAVIAILLMAIISGKFTLEALMAAAVVFLVTGAGNVINDYFDHKIDAINKPQRPIPSGRISLKNALIYSISLFIIGILTAFLINWLLGIIALLSSLLMIHYARDLKKKCLIGNLTISFLTGLCFVFGGIAVNQIMVSIYLGFYAFLMTMAREIVKDMEDLEGDKEEGATTLPIVYGKRISSVIAAFFMVLASVTSPLLYFMGVFNILYLIILIVAILIFLSGAVAILKDQSIETTRKISKRIKIGMGIVFLGFALGSPLTASLIRL